TGAGGATGCAAAAAAGGGAGCAAATGATATAATTGCTGATATAATATCTGACAAGGCTAGTTTCAGGAGATTTATCCGAGATATAACAATTAAGAAAGGAAAAATTGTTGTTGAACCAAAAGACAAAGAGAAATCATCAGAGTATGAGATGTACTATAATTATTCAGAGAATATATCTGATATTGTACAGCATAGGATACTAGCAATAAATAGGGGTGAAAAAGAAAAGATACTCCGAGTAAAAATAGAAGCTCCTATAAAAAATATTGAATTTTTCCTAGAGGATGAAGTATTAATTAACTATTCAAGTGTACCGGAAGAATTAGATTATAATAAATATACTGAAACATTCATTAAAAAGGCTATTAAGGATTCCTACAAACGATTGATTGCACCTGCTATTGAAAGGGAAATAAGAACAATTCTAACCGATGTAGCAGAGGATAAATCAATCAAGGTATTCAAGAAAAATCTGGAACAGTTATTAATGCAGCCACCAATAAGAGGTCATACAGTACTTGGATGGGACCCTGCATTCAGAACTGGATGTAAGCTAGCAGTGATAGATAAATATGGTAAAGTACTGGATACAGCAGTAGTATATCCAACAGAACCACAAAATAAGGTTGAGGAAACAAGAATTATTGTAAGAGATTTAATAAATAAGTATGATATTGATTTAATAGCATTAGGTAATGGAACAGCTTCAAGGGAATCTGAACAAATAATATCCGACATCATAAAGGGAACCGATGTTAAATATGCTATTGTAAATGAGGCTGGTGCATCAGTATATTCTGCTAGTGACCTGGCAAGAAAGGAGTTTCCGGATTATGATGTAACAGAACGTGGAGCAATATCTATAGCACGTAGATTAGAAGATCCATTAGCAGAACTAGTTAAAATTGATCCAAAATCAATTGGTGTAGGACAATATCAGCATGACATGGACCCTAAAAAGCTGGATGAATCACTTGATGGTGTAATAGAAAAAAGTGTGAACAATGTAGGAGTTGACTTAAACACAGCATCTGCCACACTAATGGAACATGTTGCAGGAATATCTAGTAAAATTGCTAATAATATAGTAGCATACAGGGAGGAGCATGGTTCCTTTGTTGATAGAAATCAGTTACTGAAAGTACCTGGTATTGGTGCTAAGACATTTGAGCAATGTGCAGGTTTCATGAGAATATACGAGCCTAAAAATGTGTTAGACAGTACATGTGTACATCCAGAATCATATGATACAGCATTATCATTATTATCTCTTTACGGATATAATCTGGAGGATGTTAAAAATGGTGGAGTAACAATTAATGTTGATGATATGAAGAAGATATCCGAGGAGTTAGGTGTTGGTGAATGGACACTAGCGGACATTATTGATGAATTAAAAAAACCTGGACGTGATCCTAGAGAAGAACTTGATACCCCACAGTTACGTACTGATGTTCTTGATATTGAGGATTTAGAGGAAGGTATGATACTAGAGGGTGTTGTACGTAATGTTGTAGACTTCGGAGCTTTTGTTGATATTGGTGTTCATCAGGATGGCCTTGTACATATTTCTGAATTAGTTGAGAACCAGTATGTCAGACATCCTATGGATATTGTCAATGTAGGTGATATTGTTGAAGTTAGAGTATTGAGTGTTGATTTAGAAAGAAATAGGATTAGTTTATCAATGATTATCTAATCTTCTATAACTTTTTTCAATATCTCTTTTTTCCATGTTATTGGGAAATTATAAGCAAGTTTATATAATTAGTACAAATAAAATATTAATATCTAGAACATGAATTAATTTATAATGATAATTCATGAATAATAATGTTTTTTGGAAGTAATATATATTTTCACACATGACATCATGAAGAAAAAAGTATTAACAATAAAAAACATATCACAATTAATTCATGTTTAATGAATTTTTTTGAGAAAGTAGCTAGTAGTTTGAATATACTTTTTGAAATTTAACTACTTCTATTTTTATTTTTTTAGTTTAAAAAAAATATTAAATAAGTGGAGTAAGTAATATGAAAGATCTTACTGGATTATTCAATCCAAAGTCTGTGGCCGTAGTAGGCGCATCAAGTCAAGAAGAGAAAGTAGGGTATATAATAACAGATAACCTCAAAAAATGTGGTTTTAAAGGAGATATATATCCAATTAACACGAAAGCAGATGGAGAGTTACTAGGATTACCAGCTTACAAATCAGTCTTGGATATTCCAGGAGACGTTGATTTAGCTGTAATGTCTATACCTGCAAAATTTATGAATTCTGCATTAGAAGAATGTGGACAAAAAGGAATTAAAAATGTTATTGTAATTACTGCAGGATTTAAAGAAGTAGGCGGAGAAGGAGTAAAACTTGAACAAGAAATGGCAGAAATTGCTAATAAGTATGATATGAATGTTCAAGGTCCTAACTGTTTAGGAAGTATAGACACTCACACACCTATGAACGCTTCATTTGCTCAAATGATGCCTAAACCAGGTAACATTGCATTTGTATCCCAGAGTGGAGCAATGACTGTAGCAATCCTTGATTGGAGTATATCCGAGGGAATTGGTTTCAGTAAAGTAGTAAGTTTAGGAAACAAAGTGGATATATCTGAAATAGATGTGATTGAGCAGTTAGCTGATGATGAAAACACTGATGTAATATTATGTTACCTTGAAGGTATCAGTGATGGGGAAAGATTCCTAGAAGTAATGAAAAGAGTAACAAAAATAAAACCTGTAGTAATTCTAAAATCTGGTTCAAGCTCAGCAGGAGCAAGAGCAGTATCCTCACACACAGGTGCACTAGCAGGAAATGATTCAACCTTCGATGCAGCATTTGAAAACTGTGGAGTAATGAGGGCACGTTCAATGCAAGACTTATTCGATTATGGATCAGCATTCTCAAACTCAGACCTACCAAAAGGTAAAAGAATAGCAGTAATCACAAATGCTGGTGGTGGGGGAGTACTCACCGCAGATAAAATTGAAGATATAGGCTTAGAATTAGCTGATTTATCTGATGAAACAATTGAGAAATTACAGGAAGTAATACCATCAGAGGGAAGTGTACAGAACCCAATAGATGTGTTAGGAGATGCAGCTCCTCAAAGATATGAAGATACATTAGACATAGTATTAGCTGAAGATGACATTGACAGTGTAATAATCATGGCATGTCCAACAGCATCATATAAACCACATGAAGTAGGAGAAGCAATAGTACAGGCTAAGAAAAAATCTGATAAACCAATAATGGTTGTAAACATGGGTGGACCATCATTTGTAGAAGAGAACAAAGTACTAAGAGACAATCATATATCTACATTTGTATTCCCAGAAACAGCAGTAAAAGCACTTGGTGCATTAGAAAGATATGAAACAATAAGATCCGAAGATCAAGAATCATGCATAGATAAAATCACCGATGTAGACAAAGACAAAGCAGCAAGAATAATAGCAGATGCAAAAGCAAAAGGAAGAGATGCATTACTAGGAAGTGAAGCATACCAAGTAGCAGATGCATATGGAATATCCGCAGCACCAATAGTACTAGCAACAACAAAAGAAGAAGCTGGAGAAGCTGCAGAACAAATGGGATTCCCAGTAGTACTAAAAATTGCATCCGATAAAATATTACACAAAACAGATATTGGTGGAGTAGTAGTAAACGTTACAACAAAAGAAGAAGCAGAACAGACATTTGAAAAAATAATGGCTAATGCTAAGAAAGCTCACCCTGACGTTGTACCTGATGGTGTAGAAGTACAGAAAATGATGCCGAACGGTCATGAAGTATTAATAGGAATGTTACGTGATGATCAATTTGGTCCAATCATAGGATTTGGTATGGGTGGAGTATACGTAAACCTAATCAATGATGTATGCTTCAAACTTGGTTCCGGTATCAGTGATGAAGTAATTGATGACCAAATAAACAGTACTAAAATAAGTAAATTACTCAAAGGATATCGTGGTGAAAAACCTAGTGATATAGATTCAGTTAAAGATACATTAAAACGTGTAACTAAATTAACATTAGACTTCCCAGAAATAAAAGAGTTAGATATTAACCCTGTATTTGTATATGAAGAAGGATCTAGTGCATTAGATATAA
This genomic interval from Candidatus Methanosphaera massiliense contains the following:
- a CDS encoding Tex family protein gives rise to the protein MIDIERTIARELNIKPWQANAAISLINEDNTIPFIARYRKEATGGLDDELLRQLNERLEYLQKLEERKRHILNNIEKQGKLTSDLEKEIENTTTLVELEDLYRPYKQKKTTRAGKAREKGLEPLALTILDQKMDHPIDEEAEKYLTDDVPTIEDAKKGANDIIADIISDKASFRRFIRDITIKKGKIVVEPKDKEKSSEYEMYYNYSENISDIVQHRILAINRGEKEKILRVKIEAPIKNIEFFLEDEVLINYSSVPEELDYNKYTETFIKKAIKDSYKRLIAPAIEREIRTILTDVAEDKSIKVFKKNLEQLLMQPPIRGHTVLGWDPAFRTGCKLAVIDKYGKVLDTAVVYPTEPQNKVEETRIIVRDLINKYDIDLIALGNGTASRESEQIISDIIKGTDVKYAIVNEAGASVYSASDLARKEFPDYDVTERGAISIARRLEDPLAELVKIDPKSIGVGQYQHDMDPKKLDESLDGVIEKSVNNVGVDLNTASATLMEHVAGISSKIANNIVAYREEHGSFVDRNQLLKVPGIGAKTFEQCAGFMRIYEPKNVLDSTCVHPESYDTALSLLSLYGYNLEDVKNGGVTINVDDMKKISEELGVGEWTLADIIDELKKPGRDPREELDTPQLRTDVLDIEDLEEGMILEGVVRNVVDFGAFVDIGVHQDGLVHISELVENQYVRHPMDIVNVGDIVEVRVLSVDLERNRISLSMII
- the acs gene encoding acetate--CoA ligase alpha subunit encodes the protein MKDLTGLFNPKSVAVVGASSQEEKVGYIITDNLKKCGFKGDIYPINTKADGELLGLPAYKSVLDIPGDVDLAVMSIPAKFMNSALEECGQKGIKNVIVITAGFKEVGGEGVKLEQEMAEIANKYDMNVQGPNCLGSIDTHTPMNASFAQMMPKPGNIAFVSQSGAMTVAILDWSISEGIGFSKVVSLGNKVDISEIDVIEQLADDENTDVILCYLEGISDGERFLEVMKRVTKIKPVVILKSGSSSAGARAVSSHTGALAGNDSTFDAAFENCGVMRARSMQDLFDYGSAFSNSDLPKGKRIAVITNAGGGGVLTADKIEDIGLELADLSDETIEKLQEVIPSEGSVQNPIDVLGDAAPQRYEDTLDIVLAEDDIDSVIIMACPTASYKPHEVGEAIVQAKKKSDKPIMVVNMGGPSFVEENKVLRDNHISTFVFPETAVKALGALERYETIRSEDQESCIDKITDVDKDKAARIIADAKAKGRDALLGSEAYQVADAYGISAAPIVLATTKEEAGEAAEQMGFPVVLKIASDKILHKTDIGGVVVNVTTKEEAEQTFEKIMANAKKAHPDVVPDGVEVQKMMPNGHEVLIGMLRDDQFGPIIGFGMGGVYVNLINDVCFKLGSGISDEVIDDQINSTKISKLLKGYRGEKPSDIDSVKDTLKRVTKLTLDFPEIKELDINPVFVYEEGSSALDIKIKL